CCGGAATACTTATCCACGGCGCACCTCGGCGGTCTTCAGGGCCGCGCCCTGCGGCTCGGGCAGCTCGAACTCGCGCTCCTCGCGCCGCTCCTGGCGGACAGCCAGAATGCCGCGCACCCGCAGCAGATAGACGTACAACACGGTAAAGGCCACCGTCATGACGGTGAGCGCAATGCCGTAGACCGGGGCCGCGCCCCAGTTCATGCCGCCCAGCAGCTTGAGGGTCTGGGTCTGGTGCACACCGCGCCACCACTCCACCGCCATGTAATTGACCGGAATGTAGAGGGTGCCCACCACGCCGATGACGGCGGAAATGCGGGCGCGGCGCTCGGGGTCGTCGATCAGGCCGCGCACCAGCAGGTAAGCACCGTACACGACCAGCGACAGGGCAGTGGTCGTCAGCCGGGCGTCCCAGACCCAGTAGGTGCCCCAGGTGGGCTTGGCCCACAGCATCCCGCCCACGATGG
This portion of the Deinococcus rubellus genome encodes:
- the ccsA gene encoding cytochrome c biogenesis protein CcsA, giving the protein MPILKDRLTPAIGALTLVLLLAGLWLSLTAPADVNQGLLVRLMFVHVPTAWLSYLAYGGTGLFGLLYLVTRQRRYDRLAMSSGEIGVLFTVATIVGGMLWAKPTWGTYWVWDARLTTTALSLVVYGAYLLVRGLIDDPERRARISAVIGVVGTLYIPVNYMAVEWWRGVHQTQTLKLLGGMNWGAAPVYGIALTVMTVAFTVLYVYLLRVRGILAVRQERREEREFELPEPQGAALKTAEVRRG